A genome region from Primulina eburnea isolate SZY01 chromosome 9, ASM2296580v1, whole genome shotgun sequence includes the following:
- the LOC140840683 gene encoding uncharacterized protein codes for MTSFTVLDFPSLYNIILGRLDMNELRAVASICHQKIKFPVGARVGEVRRDQPFSRKCYVEAVRADQSKSRREGKKAKVDEVGRGVMKKGEVHFVAEEEQEAIEVGPVPTGVDRDLAPDIGASTEYSLGISPDEVSNVVSVPKSTEKWRMCVDFRDLNKACPKDHYPLPMIDQLVDSTSGFELLSFMDAYQRYHQISLAKNDRDKTNFITSGGTSGYIVMPFGLKNAGATYQRIMNRVFEKQQSRNVEVYVDDILDKSKEVANFIANLEQTFATLMNYEIKLNPAKCFFEVKSGKFLDFIVTDRGIEDLKIHLAELLVFVKTEPGEKLFVYLYTTEYAVSSVLIKEEGSDHISHALRGTELRYSEVEKIALALIVTAQKLRPYFLSHQIVVLTNIPLGRITTHSEVSGRMIKWTVESYKPRVAIKAKALSDFLSEMVQPDEEKVWRIFVDGASSVVGCGVGVLITQQMKGVYETKDDTMLKYLQLIQAQAEIFVGWSIEQIPREENGEADALAKMAASLSEVGTREVLHVSRFVLSSEEEILPVPEDSWMTPLIKFIISNELPKDKTRAQKIKRQALRFVLLNNILYRRSFQGPLLKCLSEGEVNYVLLEIHEGCCAEHLGGIYLARKTMLTSPATLMKPIWAYCPFDQSGMDIVGPFPIARVQKKFLLVAVDYFSKWVKDVPLAKINEYEVLNFCGRTLCAGLECPED; via the exons ATGACCTCTTTCACTGTGTTGGACTTCCCATCATTATATAACATCATTCTAGGGAGACTGGATATGAATGAATTAAGGGCCGTGGCATCCATATGCCACCAAAAGATCAAATTTCCTGTGGGAGCCCGGGTAGGAGAAGTTCGGAGAGATCAACCTTTTTCTCGAAAATGCTATGTGGAAGCAGTACGGGCTGATCAGAGCAAAAGCAGGAGGGAGGGAAAGAAAGCAAAGGTTGATGAAGTGGGAAGAGGAGTAATGAAGAAGGGAGAAGTACATTTTGTAGctgaggaggagcaggaggcGATAGAAGTCGGACCAG TCCCAACAGGAGTTGACAGGGATCTCGCCCCTGATATCGGAGCATCAACTGAATATTCTCTCGGGATCTCACCCGATGAA GTCTCGAATGTGGTGTCGGTACCTAAATCCACCGAGAAGTGGAGGATGTGCGTGGATTTCCGTGATCTCAATAAAGCTTGTCCCAAAGATCATTATCCCCTGCCCATGATTGATCAACTGGTGGATTCCACCTCGGGTTTTGAACTGCTGAGTTTCATGGACGCATACCagagatatcatcaaatctCCCTGGCCAAGAATGATCGAGATAAAACCAACTTCATCACCTCGGGAGGTACATCTGGTTATATTGTAATGCCTTTCGGGTTGAAGAATGCAGGGGCCACTTACCAGCGTATAATGAACAGAGTCTTTGAGAAGCAACAGAGCCGAAATGTGGAAgtttatgtggatgatattctgGACAAGTCTAAAGAGGTTGCGAACTTTATTGCTAATTTAGAACAAACTTTTGCCACTCTGATGAACTATGAAATCAAGCTCAATCCCGCCAAATGTTTCTTTGAAGTGAAGAGTGGCAAGTTCTTGGATTTCATAGTGACAGACCGGGGAATTGAG GACTTGAAAATCCATCTTGCTGAGCTTCTTGTATTTGTAAAGACGGAGCCCGGGGAAAAACTATTTGTTTATCTATATACTACGGAGTATGCTGTCAGCTCAGTCTTGATAAAAGAAGAAGGCTCTGACCATATCAGCCATGCTCTAAGAGGTACCGAGCTTCGATAcagtgaagtagagaagattgCTTTGGCCTTGATCGTGACCGCTCAGAAGCTGCGACCTTACTTTCTGTCACATCAAATCGTTGTTCTCACTAATATTCCTCTTGGGAGGATTACGACTCACTCAGAAGTGTCCGGACGGATGATCAAGTGGACAGTAGAGTCGTATAAGCCCCGGGTTGCCATCAAAGCAAAAGCCTTGTCAGATTTTTTATCAGAGATGGTTCAGCCCGATGAAGAGAAAGTGTGGAGAATTTTCGTCGATGGGGCGTCTAGCGTTGTTGGGTGCGGAGTAGGAGTT CTAATCACTCAACAGATGAAGGGCGTGTATGAAACTAAGGATGACACGATGCTGAAATATTTACAGCTCATTCAAGCCCAAGCGGAAATCTTTGTTGGTTGGAGTATTGAACAAATACCCCGGGAAGAGAATGGAGAGGCAGATGCTCTCGCAAAAATGGCTGCTTCTTTATCAGAAGTCGGCACCCGGGAAGTCTTGCATGTTTCCCGATTTGTTCTTTCTTCCGAGGAAGAAATATTACCCGTGCCCGAGGACTCCTGGATGACACCACTGATCAAATTCATTATCAGTAATGAATTACCTAAGGACAAAACCCGAGCTCAAAAGATTAAGAGACAAGCTCTCAGATTTGTTCTCTTAAATAATATATTGTACAGGAGATCATTCCAAGGACCTCTATTAAAATGCTTATCTGAGGGAGAAGTGAATTATGTCCTCCTAGAAATTCATGAAGGGTGTTGTGCGGAGCACCTCGGAGGAATATATTTGGCCCGGAAGACTATGCTTACCAG CCCGGCCACTCTCATGAAGCCTATTTGGGCATATTGCCCCTTTGATCAGTCGGGCATGGATATTGTGGGACCCTTCCCAATTGCACGGgttcagaagaaattcttgcTAGTAGCTGTTGATTATTTTTCTAAATGGGTAAAAGATGTGCCCTTGGCTAAGATCAATGAGTATGAAGTTTTGAATTTCTGTGGAAGAACATTGTGTGCCGGTTTGGAGTGCCCAGAAGACTGA